The genomic segment AGTTGAACCATCTCTTGTTGTTTTTTTCCCCCATCGTTCAATACGATTGCTTCCATCAACGCTGTCCATCCCGGATTGTTCACATGGTTGACGTCTACATCCGTCCGGCTAAGAAGTTCCTTTGCTACTTCCACATACCCATGTTCTGCCGCTGGAATCAAAGGTGTTCCTCCGAAGCGGTTGTAAATCTTCGTATCTGGGCCAGCATCGATCACCAGCTTCAAGATTTCTAGGTATCCTTCTGCTCCCGCATACAAGAACGGATTATCTTGCCGGTCGTCCTGAATATTGATGTCAGCTCCTGCTTCAATGAGTACTTTCACTGTTTCCACGTGATTGCCGTGTGTAGCCGCCATCGCCGCTGTTCTTCCACGATCATCCTGTGCATTTATCTCAGCCCCTGCTGCCAAGCTCACCTTGACTTCATCGGTTTTGCCCTCGGCTGCGGCAGAGAGCAGTTTTTTGTTCCGTTCTTTCACTTCTTCTTGAGAGAGTGTGGTTTTTTTCCCTGGTTGAGTCTGTTGCTGCTGCGGTGGCTGTGGTGTTGCTGGTTGTTGTTGCTGCTGATGTGCAGTCGTTACAGCCGGAGCTGTTGTGGACGGTTCATCCATGCAACCAGTCAACAGCATTCCGAATGGGATTGCAGTGAGAATGAGTTTGTACATTTGGGCACCTTCCTCCTTGGTATGTCATTGAGATATAAGCCCGGTTGCGTACCGAGCTTAGATTGAATGTTAAGAGGTTTCGTTCGTGATTATTTTGTCGTGAAGGTCAGTCCTGCCCATTGCCCTACAGGAGTAACGGAATACATGGTGTTTGGTTCTAATTTGCCGCCGTTCATGATCTCAAAGATTCCCGTAGCGCCTTTGCGTGTTGTGACCTTGTATTGGGCAACAAGCTCTGCCCCGTCTGGTGCGGTAAGCGTTATTTGGCGGAATGCAAACAGTTCATCACGCGGATCCGTGCTTAATCTTACCTCCAGCGTGGTTTCGTTTACTTCTTTTACAGAGCGAATCGTAAGCGGATTGATCGCTTTTGCCGTGAACGTGGCATCCTTAATATCGGCCCAATCAGATGTAACGTTGTATTCTACACCTGGAATCAGCGTCTCCCCTGCTGGCAAACGGAATTTTGGCTCCTGACGGCCATCTGTGGCTTGTGTAAATGGAACGTACGTCGCTACGATTGGCTCGCCACCCTCTGGTGTGATGTATACTTGTGCTGTTCTCAGAGATGGAATGATCTCATAGCTCTTTCCACGGTAGCGATTGTTTTCATCCAATATAAAGTCCAGACCATTTCGTTTTCCGGCATAAGACGCAATCACATTTTCATAGTCCGTTACGCCAGCGCGCAGGCTTGATTCGATCTCAATCGTATCATACGCTACCTGACGGGCTTCGACCATGTCCAGCCTATCGCTGTTTGTTTCAAACGTGCCTGCCTCGTCGTCTTTGTATGTCAACGTGTAAGTCATGTCGGAAGCCTGAGATGTCGTTGGAACAAAGTAGGTAGCTGTTGTCCCTGTTTTTAACTGCGGGATATTGCGAATCGTCAAACCATTATCAAATTGAAAATTTTCCTGTGCTTGCGCAAGCGCCAAATCTTCTGTTACGAGTGGAGCAGAGAAGGTAACTTCCAATGTAATCGGATTGAGCGACTTGATGCTCTGTACTTCTGCATTTTCATCTGGTTGGGCATCCGTTGTAACAGACACGTTTCTCGCTGTAGCCCATTCGCCTACTGGTTCCACCTGATAGGTGACATTTGAAGCCAGCTCTTCGCCGTTCATGATTTCAAACGTACCCGTTGCTCCATTGCGCGTCGTGAATTTGTATTGGGCAACCAGCTCTGTTCCATCTGGAGCTGTCAACGTGATGCGGCGGAGTGGAAAAATCTCTTCGCGCGGGTCGCGTCGCAGTGTGACATCGAGTGTTGTTTCACTTGTTGCTTCTACAGACTGGATGGTGAGTGGGTCGATATCTTTCGCCGTAAAGGTAGCGTCACGGAAATCAGCCCAATCAGCGGTAACCGTGTAAGTGACACCCGGCTCAAGCTGCTCTCCCTCTGGCAGACGGAATTTCGGTTCTTGACGACCATCCGTATTCTGGGTGAACGGAACGTAAGTAGCCATGATCGGCTCACCGTTTCTTGGTGTCAGAGTTACTTGTGTACCGCGCAAGGAAGAGATGATTTGGTATTCCTTTCCTTTGTAACGGTTGTCCTCATCCAGTTCAAAGTCTAGACCGCCTCGTTTGCCTGCGTACGCTTCGATTACATTCCCGTAATCCGTTACGCGGTCACTCAGGCGCGACTCTAGCTCAATCGTATCATTGTCTACTTGACGTGCCTCTCTCATATTGATTTGTTCTGTGTTGGCTGTGAAAGTGCCTACTTCCTCGCCTTTGTAACGGAAGGTATACGTTGTTCCTTCCTCTTGCGGGGTAGTAGGTACGATGTAGGTAGATTTGAATCCAGTTTTTAGCTGTGGAACATTTCGAATGGTTAGGTCGTTATCAAATTCGAAGTTTTTCTGTGCGTTATTGAGTGCCACTTCTTCTGAGCTGAGCGGCTCTGCAAAGGTGATCTCTAGTGTAATGGAATTCAGAGACTTGATGCTCGATACCTCAACAGCTTCGCTTTCGTCCTGCTTATCATGAGAGGCTGCTCTCGCTACTGTATCCATGTTCAGAACGTTGAAAGGAACCGCTACCCCTGTTCCGAGCATCGACGCGAGTAAAAGTAGTGAGAGGTGCTTTTTCGTTTTCTTCATACGATCATCTCCTTGTCTACGATGGGGGATCAACCCTCTGAATCTATCGTAGTCGGTAGAGATAAACTCCTACTAAACCTGTTCTTAATGAACTATTTCCTAAAGATTAACTTTTTCTAAAAAAATGACAGTGGAAAAAAGAAAAAACAAAAACGCCAATCACGTTGGCGTTTTTGCGTTCGTTTGTACGGTATATGCCTACACCTTAAATCGGCGAATCATATGCTGCAACTCTTCTGCCATATTGGAAAGAGCTGTCGCTGACGAAGCGATTTCCTCCATAGAAGCGAGCTGCTGCTGTGTTGCAGCCGAAACGTTTTGCGTGCCATCAGCAGTCAAGTCGGAAACTTCGCTGACCAGCTCCATCGCTTGTACGACCTGTTCGGAATGGGCAGACACTTCCTGGGCAGATGCAGACACGTCGTGAATCTGGTCGGCTACTGTACCAATCGAGTTCTGAATTTGACCGAAAGTTTCGCCTGCACGATGAACGACGCGAATTCCTTCCTGTACTTCCCGGGTGCCTGTTTCCATCGATTCCACCGCGACTTTTGTATCTGTCTGGATCGTACTGATCAACTGCGCAATTTTTTGGGCGGACTGTGCTGACTGCTCTGCCAGCTTCCGTACTTCATCTGCAACAACCGCGAATCCACGACCGTGCTCTCCTGCACGTGCTGCTTCAATTGCTGCATTGAGGGCAAGCAGGTTGGTCTGATCCGCAATACCTGTGATGACTTCGATGATCTCCCCAATTGCTTGAGAATGATTGCCCAAACCGTCTACCACGGATGCGAGCTCACGCATGGAATCGTGGATCGCATTCATTTGCTGAACGGCTGCCTGAATCGACTGGTTCCCTTCTCCTGCCATGTTGGCGACTTCGCTCACCATATTGGATGTTTGCTGTGCATTATTTGCAATTTGACGAATTCCTCGTGACATATCATCTATGGATTTCGCCCCATTCTCTACACTCGCTACCTGTCGATCAACGCCTGCTGCCACTTCTTGAACAGTAACAGCAATCTGTTCGGTGGCCCTGCTCGTCTGATCTGCACTTGCCGTCAATTGCTCAGCCGATGCGGCTACCTGCTCGGAAGTCCCGCCTACCTGACGAATGACAGTAGTTAAACTGCTGGTCATCTCATTGAACGAATTCGCCAGATCCAAAATCTCGTCACGACTTTTGACAACCACTGGCTCCACTCGCAAATCACCATCAGCGACTTTCTTCATCTCTTCCATCAAAAGCAAGATCGGTCGACGGATGCTCGCAGTCAGTACGACAGCCAGCGCTACACATGCGATGACAGAGATAACCATGACAATAATCAGGTCCCGCTTGACTGACTCATACAGTTGGGCACTTTCCGTGCCAGCGCGTTGTGCTCCCTCACTGTTGTACGTCATCATGGCATCCAAATATTTCTTGCGTTCTAAAAACAATTCACTGCCTTTTTTCTTTATGCGATCCAGCTCGGCCATGTCTGCATCGGTAGCTGGCCTTCTGATATCGACTTTTTTGGCGATTGCCACGTATTGCGGATTGAATTCCTCGTATTTTTTCAGCGCCTGCTTCAATCCTTCATAATTGTTACGGTCCTCTTCGCCAAAAACCGTTTTTTCATAGCTGGCCAATAAGCCGTCCATATAGGCAAATTGGTCTTCGATTTGCTGTGCGTACTTGTTCTTGTCATCCATGCTCTCAGAAGTAAGCATGGTTTGCGTAACGCCGTAAACGGTTTCCAGTGTCATGTTGATCTTCAAAATATCTTCCAAACCTGGGCGCCAATTCGTATTCATTTCCACCATCTTCTGATTCATCTGCTGCATCTTGGTAATGGTCGTAATCCCCATAAACAGCATGATAACCAGGATCAGCGCATACGCACTAGCCAATTTTTTTCCGATCGTCCATTTCATTTCGTAAACACCACTTTTCTTGACTTATGATGATAGCGTAATCACCTTTTCCCTCCCAACTGATGGAATAAACCTTATTGCGCACAAAAAAATGGATCTTAACACAAAAATTAAAATCCACAATTCAGAAAACTCCTGTAAGATAGATGAAAATAAAACGGAATGGAGGACTGATGATGCAAAACTACGACGTTATTATTGTTGGAGCAGGATCGATGGGAATGGCAGCCGGCTACTATCTGGCGAAGCAGGGCGTGCGTATACTCATGATCGATGCCTTTGATCCCCCACACACGCTGGGTAGCCACCATGGGGATACCCGTATCATTCGCCATGCGTACGGAGAAGGAAAACAATACGTCCCGCTTGCGTTGCGGGCGCAACAGTTGTGGTCAGAATTGGAACAGGCATCTGGTATACCGGTCTTCGCCAAAACAGGCGTTTTGAACGCTGGACCCCTGAATTGTACTTTCCTGAATGAAATTCGGGAGAGCGCCGAGCAGTACTCCCTTCCCTTGGAGGTACTCAGTGCCGATGAGATCATGCAACGCTGGCCAGGAATAAACCTGCCTGCTGATTACTACGGTTGTCTGGAGCCTACTTCGGGTGTACTTTATTCCGAAAACGGCATTCGCACCTATCGAGACCTCGCCCTTGCCTCAGGAGCTACGCTGCTGACGAACACGCCAGTCACGCAGTTGGAGCCAACAGGAAAT from the Brevibacillus brevis genome contains:
- a CDS encoding ankyrin repeat domain-containing protein; this encodes MYKLILTAIPFGMLLTGCMDEPSTTAPAVTTAHQQQQQPATPQPPQQQQTQPGKKTTLSQEEVKERNKKLLSAAAEGKTDEVKVSLAAGAEINAQDDRGRTAAMAATHGNHVETVKVLIEAGADINIQDDRQDNPFLYAGAEGYLEILKLVIDAGPDTKIYNRFGGTPLIPAAEHGYVEVAKELLSRTDVDVNHVNNPGWTALMEAIVLNDGGKKQQEMVQLLIDHGADVNISDSEGKTPLYRAKERGYHEIVQILQKAGAR
- a CDS encoding methyl-accepting chemotaxis protein yields the protein MKWTIGKKLASAYALILVIMLFMGITTITKMQQMNQKMVEMNTNWRPGLEDILKINMTLETVYGVTQTMLTSESMDDKNKYAQQIEDQFAYMDGLLASYEKTVFGEEDRNNYEGLKQALKKYEEFNPQYVAIAKKVDIRRPATDADMAELDRIKKKGSELFLERKKYLDAMMTYNSEGAQRAGTESAQLYESVKRDLIIVMVISVIACVALAVVLTASIRRPILLLMEEMKKVADGDLRVEPVVVKSRDEILDLANSFNEMTSSLTTVIRQVGGTSEQVAASAEQLTASADQTSRATEQIAVTVQEVAAGVDRQVASVENGAKSIDDMSRGIRQIANNAQQTSNMVSEVANMAGEGNQSIQAAVQQMNAIHDSMRELASVVDGLGNHSQAIGEIIEVITGIADQTNLLALNAAIEAARAGEHGRGFAVVADEVRKLAEQSAQSAQKIAQLISTIQTDTKVAVESMETGTREVQEGIRVVHRAGETFGQIQNSIGTVADQIHDVSASAQEVSAHSEQVVQAMELVSEVSDLTADGTQNVSAATQQQLASMEEIASSATALSNMAEELQHMIRRFKV